The DNA sequence CTGGAGCATTTCCAGATGATGAGCACGGGAAATTCGCAGGAATGTACTCGCCGTAATCGTCTCCAACGTGTATCTGGAGGGCTTTTGCGTAACGAATGACTCGATCACTCCCCCAAAAGAAGGTGCATAGGCAAAGGTCATGACATGCGCTTTGCCATCGTGGAGATAGTAGGATTTCTGGATGCCTGATCCTACAAAGTACAGCCATGTTTCCGTCTGTCCGGCTTGGGTCTGGATGGATTTCTTGGGAAGCTCAAAAGGCTTCCAATGGCTGAGGTAATCCTCCAGAGCCGAAGCTTCAATCGGTTGGATACCCTGTAGGAATGCCTGCAAAGCCTCTGCATGATTCGGGGAAGGATCAGCTTGCTTCATTTGGCGAGTTTGACACAAAATAGGAATCTTAGGCTTCGTAGCCCAAAGAAGCTAGCGTTTCAACGCTTTCTGCGGGCAAATGGCGCCATCGCCGGATGAACAACCTGTCGCCAGCCTCCCTCGACAATATTCCGATAGGCGGTAAGCATCTGGAGGGCTGATTCCATCGGAGCCATTCCCCCGACACCGGTACACAATCCGGGGATTGCAATACTTTGAATGGCCGGTTGTGAAGAAGTATTGTGGCGG is a window from the Pontibacter sp. G13 genome containing:
- a CDS encoding Crp/Fnr family transcriptional regulator; this encodes MKQADPSPNHAEALQAFLQGIQPIEASALEDYLSHWKPFELPKKSIQTQAGQTETWLYFVGSGIQKSYYLHDGKAHVMTFAYAPSFGGVIESFVTQKPSRYTLETITASTFLRISRAHHLEMLQQYHGLETLFRIISERFLDGVIQRQHELLALSMEERFRVFVQRSPHLLRKVSQKDLASYLRIDPTNFSKLINRIKI